A region from the Drosophila mauritiana strain mau12 chromosome 2L, ASM438214v1, whole genome shotgun sequence genome encodes:
- the LOC117149223 gene encoding cyclin-K, which translates to MPCWYYDKKELRETPSILDGISFETERRYRKEGARFIMECGTKMGLGHNTMATGVVYFHRFYMFHSFRSFPRYVTACCCLFFAGKVEETPKKCRDIIKTARGILTDNYFYSFGDDPKEEVMTLERILLQTIKFDLQVEHPYTFLLKYAKCFKGDQQKLQKMVQMAWNFVNDSLSTVVCLQWEPEIIAVALIHLASKLSKFTVQDWEGRQPQQQRWWDMFVSDVTMEILEDICHQVLDLYQSTQKEALQPTSPPQKPPSRADSPKAGKLTNSTGIGPLSVPQQPPPPVCGNGGVLEVSNIQSIKSLASGVPVIGPSDSQNLLQGPTPPGQPSGYHLYHAPPPPPPPIVPMPPYPSSGWGVQQTVVGHYSGSAAPPPPMPPSLPPGSSGYYNAGGRPSQQRY; encoded by the coding sequence ATGCCGTGCTGGTATTACGACAAAAAGGAGCTGCGGGAGACGCCCTCGATCTTGGATGGAATAAGCTTCGAAACGGAGCGGCGGTACAGAAAAGAAGGTGCTCGATTTATCATGGAATGTGGCACCAAAATGGGCTTGGGCCACAACACGATGGCCACCGGCGTTGTATATTTTCACCGATTTTACATGTTTCATTCGTTTCGGAGTTTCCCCCGATACGTGACTGCGTGCTGCTGCCTATTCTTTGCTGGCAAGGTGGAGGAGACCCCAAAGAAGTGTCGCGACATTATTAAAACTGCACGTGGCATCCTTACCGACAATTACTTCTACTCGTTTGGAGACGACCCTAAGGAGGAGGTGATGACGCTCGAGCGTATTCTGCTGCAGACCATCAAATTCGATTTGCAGGTAGAGCATCCTTACACCTTTCTCCTAAAGTACGCTAAGTGTTTCAAAGGCGACCAGCAGAAGCTGCAAAAGATGGTGCAAATGGCGTGGAACTTCGTCAACGACTCTCTCAGCACAGTAGTTTGTCTACAGTGGGAACCGGAGATTATTGCTGTGGCTCTTATCCATTTGGCCAGCAAGCTAAGCAAATTCACTGTGCAAGACTGGGAAGGCCGccagccacagcagcagcgttGGTGGGACATGTTTGTGTCTGATGTTACGATGGAAATACTCGAAGACATCTGCCACCAAGTTCTGGACCTGTACCAATCAACCCAAAAAGAAGCGCTCCAGCCGACCAGTCCGCCCCAAAAGCCACCAAGCAGAGCCGACAGTCCAAAAGCCGGCAAGCTTACAAATTCTACGGGTATTGGACCACTTTCCGTTCCCCAACAGCCGCCGCCCCCAGTATGTGGCAACGGTGGCGTGCTGGAGGTTAGCAACATTCAGAGCATTAAGTCCCTAGCCAGTGGCGTGCCAGTCATTGGTCCTAGCGACTCCCAGAATCTGTTACAGGGCCCAACACCTCCTGGTCAGCCATCCGGGTACCATCTTTACCATGCACCTCCACCGCCGCCCCCGCCGATAGTGCCTATGCCGCCGTACCCCTCTTCCGGCTGGGGAGTCCAGCAGACAGTGGTCGGACACTATAGCGGGAGcgctgcaccaccaccaccaatgCCGCCTAGCTTGCCACCAGGATCCAGTGGATACTACAACGCCGGTGGGCGTCCATCGCAGCAGCGGTACTAG